Proteins from a genomic interval of Brucella intermedia LMG 3301:
- a CDS encoding amino acid ABC transporter ATP-binding protein — translation MSDKAITMNGVNKWYGQLHVLKDINLEVDRGEHIVLCGPSGSGKSTLIRCINYLEEIQDGIIDVNGTRLGHTGANVDHIRRDVGMVFQQFNLFPHMTVLENCMLAPRRVHKNSLPEAREKAMHFLKRVHIAEQAEKYPAQLSGGQQQRVAIARALCMGPKIMLFDEPTSALDPEMVKEVLDTMISLADDGITMICVTHEMGFARAVAHRVIFMDRGEIIESAPPAEFFGNPRHERAKAFLGQILNH, via the coding sequence ATGTCTGACAAAGCCATCACGATGAATGGGGTCAACAAATGGTATGGCCAGCTCCATGTTCTCAAGGATATCAATTTGGAGGTCGACCGCGGTGAGCATATCGTGCTGTGCGGTCCATCCGGATCGGGCAAGTCGACACTGATCCGCTGCATCAATTATCTGGAAGAAATCCAGGACGGTATCATCGATGTAAATGGCACCCGTCTGGGACATACTGGCGCCAATGTCGATCATATTCGCCGCGATGTCGGCATGGTATTCCAGCAGTTCAACTTGTTTCCGCACATGACAGTGCTGGAAAATTGCATGCTGGCGCCGCGCCGCGTGCACAAGAACTCGCTTCCCGAAGCCCGGGAAAAGGCGATGCATTTCCTGAAGCGCGTTCATATCGCCGAGCAGGCCGAAAAATACCCGGCGCAACTCTCCGGCGGTCAGCAGCAACGCGTCGCCATTGCGCGGGCACTCTGCATGGGTCCGAAGATCATGCTGTTCGATGAGCCGACTTCCGCGCTCGATCCTGAAATGGTCAAGGAAGTGCTGGACACAATGATCAGTCTCGCTGACGACGGTATCACCATGATCTGTGTGACCCATGAGATGGGCTTTGCCCGCGCGGTCGCTCATCGCGTCATCTTCATGGATCGCGGCGAGATCATCGAAAGCGCGCCGCCAGCCGAATTCTTCGGCAATCCGAGACACGAGCGCGCCAAGGCGTTTCTAGGCCAGATTCTGAACCACTAA
- a CDS encoding amino acid ABC transporter permease: MQYTFDMGPVLAAWPALLNGAIQTLKISSISMVLGLALGIVFMLMRMSSVRVISLTAFGYIELIRNTPFLVQLFFIFFGMPSLGVTLSAEQAAILAMTLNCAAYAAEIVRGGVESIKAGQIEAGKALGLHTFDIYRFIIFRPAIRAVYPALCSQFILMMLNSSLVASISAEELTYVGQMIDSETFRSFEIYFVLGVIYLALSQFFSIVLQIIGRTYFSYPSK, translated from the coding sequence ATGCAATACACATTCGACATGGGACCGGTCCTGGCAGCCTGGCCCGCGCTCCTCAACGGTGCGATCCAGACGCTGAAGATTTCATCCATTTCCATGGTCCTCGGCCTCGCGCTGGGCATCGTCTTCATGCTGATGCGGATGAGTTCGGTGCGGGTGATTTCGCTCACGGCCTTCGGCTATATCGAACTGATCCGCAACACACCGTTTCTGGTGCAATTATTCTTCATCTTCTTCGGCATGCCTTCGCTGGGCGTGACCCTTTCCGCTGAACAGGCGGCCATTCTCGCCATGACGCTCAATTGCGCGGCATATGCGGCAGAAATCGTGCGCGGCGGCGTGGAATCGATCAAGGCGGGCCAAATCGAAGCTGGCAAGGCGCTCGGGCTTCATACCTTCGACATCTACCGGTTCATCATCTTCCGCCCGGCCATACGCGCTGTATATCCCGCGCTTTGCAGCCAGTTCATCCTCATGATGCTCAATTCAAGCCTTGTCGCGTCGATCTCCGCGGAAGAACTGACCTATGTCGGACAGATGATAGATTCGGAAACCTTCCGCAGCTTTGAAATCTATTTCGTGCTCGGCGTCATCTACCTGGCCTTGTCGCAATTCTTCTCGATCGTTCTGCAAATCATCGGCAGGACCTATTTTTCCTACCCGTCGAAGTGA
- a CDS encoding amino acid ABC transporter permease → MIRSFGFSEFLFILDGAKWTVILSLLAFTFGGMGGLVVALGRTSAKRWLRYLMATYIQIFQGTPLLIQLFFVYFGLPILGIRVDIWVALIIGLSLHASAFLGEIWRGSIQAVSTGQDEAARALGIGYFHRMKDVVLPQAFRIGLPATIGFLVNLIKGTALAALLGLTELTRSGQLMANITFEPMKVYGTVGLIYFIICVPLTYYSARIEKRLNATR, encoded by the coding sequence ATGATCCGCAGTTTTGGTTTCTCCGAATTTCTCTTCATTCTCGACGGCGCTAAATGGACCGTCATTCTCTCCCTCCTTGCCTTCACTTTCGGGGGGATGGGCGGGCTGGTCGTAGCACTGGGACGCACATCCGCGAAAAGATGGCTGCGCTATCTGATGGCGACCTATATCCAGATTTTCCAGGGTACACCGCTGCTGATCCAGCTGTTCTTCGTTTATTTCGGCCTGCCCATCCTGGGTATCCGCGTCGACATCTGGGTGGCGCTGATCATTGGCCTGTCGCTGCATGCCAGTGCTTTTCTGGGAGAGATCTGGCGCGGCAGCATCCAGGCTGTTTCCACCGGACAGGACGAGGCTGCCCGTGCGCTCGGTATCGGTTATTTCCATCGCATGAAGGATGTCGTGCTGCCGCAAGCCTTTCGCATTGGCCTTCCGGCGACGATCGGCTTTCTGGTCAATCTGATCAAGGGAACGGCGCTGGCAGCACTGCTCGGACTGACTGAACTCACCCGTTCAGGACAGTTGATGGCCAACATCACTTTTGAGCCGATGAAGGTCTACGGCACCGTGGGGCTCATCTATTTCATCATCTGTGTGCCACTCACTTACTACAGCGCCCGGATCGAAAAGCGGCTGAACGCCACACGCTAG
- a CDS encoding transporter substrate-binding domain-containing protein — MINAVFKSSAIALSLATSLVASALSIGAAEAASPEEIKAKGVAVIGVQMDQFPWGFIDENGKNGGFDIDVANLIAEELGVEVKFERVTGQNRIPLLTNGMVDFLVPSMTITPERAKVIQFVLPYSANDITVWGKKDAEINSNEDLAKYTIGVNRGSAFEPILKKAAPAGTKIKGFDDDAATVQALLSGQVDAILGSLTYGLVIESTGNGDKYVRKYKAADNIQAMAVRKGDQAMLDFLNDFVTRHNADGSLDTLYKKWIGVDRPKLPTTLEGVDFIGKQ; from the coding sequence ATGATCAACGCAGTTTTCAAGAGTTCCGCGATCGCACTCAGCCTTGCAACCAGCCTCGTCGCATCGGCCTTGTCCATTGGTGCGGCTGAAGCGGCAAGCCCGGAGGAAATCAAGGCCAAGGGCGTGGCCGTCATCGGCGTGCAGATGGATCAGTTTCCATGGGGCTTCATCGATGAGAACGGCAAGAATGGTGGCTTTGACATCGATGTGGCCAATCTTATTGCCGAGGAACTGGGAGTGGAGGTCAAGTTCGAGCGCGTGACAGGACAGAACCGCATTCCGCTGCTGACCAACGGCATGGTCGATTTTCTGGTGCCCTCGATGACGATCACGCCCGAGCGCGCAAAGGTTATCCAGTTCGTGCTTCCCTATTCGGCCAATGACATCACGGTCTGGGGGAAGAAGGACGCCGAAATCAACAGCAACGAGGATCTCGCCAAATACACGATCGGCGTCAATCGCGGCAGCGCTTTCGAGCCGATCCTCAAGAAGGCAGCCCCTGCGGGAACAAAAATCAAGGGCTTTGACGACGACGCCGCCACCGTGCAGGCGCTTCTGTCGGGCCAGGTTGATGCGATCCTCGGAAGTCTCACCTACGGCCTTGTGATCGAGAGCACAGGTAATGGTGACAAATATGTTCGCAAATACAAGGCAGCGGACAATATCCAGGCCATGGCAGTGCGCAAGGGCGATCAGGCCATGCTCGATTTTCTCAATGATTTCGTGACGCGCCACAATGCAGATGGTTCGCTGGATACGCTTTATAAGAAGTGGATCGGCGTCGACCGTCCGAAGCTGCCAACCACGCTTGAAGGGGTGGATTTCATCGGCAAGCAATAA
- a CDS encoding hydantoinase/oxoprolinase family protein, whose amino-acid sequence MTIDGKLIRVGVDIGGTFTDVAMEVGSTLHSTKVLTDYAFPENAIIKGIREVAENAGVKLDQIDTVIHGTTLATNALIERRGAKTALVTTRGFRDVIEMRTESRFEQYDLDIVLPAPLVARNDRLVVNERIGARGEVLKPLDEKEVDALCDRIIAEGYESVAVGFIHSYLNGEHERRFRERLLARKPGLSVSISSEVSPQMREFQRFNTVCANAYVKPLMASYLNRLVGRLREEGLVAPVFMIHSGGGIISIESAIEFPVRLLESGPAGGAIFAAHIAANHKLDQVVSYDMGGTTAKICLIEQQMPKTSKTFEVARTYRFKKGSGMPISIPVIEMVEIGAGGGSIATVDSMRQIRVGPHSAGSEPGPACYDRGGTHPTVTDADVILGRLDPDTFAGGTMQLSRSASEKAMDADIGSKLGSDIATSAYGLSEVVDENMSNAARMHAVENGKELSEFTMIAFGGAAPVHAARLCEKLGVTDLLIPPGAGVGSAIGFLRAPFGFESVRSAYSRLSRFEGKAINAVIKELVEEATSFVRSGAPDADPTLECTAYMRYAGQGWEVPVTIEVRDYSDADAVLFRTLFDECYERFFGRVIDDLDVEIVSWSLRASADAAAPTPAKPVQKQEQAAISATRQVFDVLEERFLEASIVEREAMKPGEWIAGPAIITERETSTVVTSSREAIMQADGCLLLRAKAA is encoded by the coding sequence ATGACGATAGATGGCAAACTGATCAGGGTGGGTGTCGATATCGGCGGAACCTTCACCGACGTGGCAATGGAAGTGGGTTCCACCCTCCATTCAACCAAGGTGCTGACGGATTATGCATTTCCCGAAAATGCCATCATCAAAGGCATTCGGGAAGTGGCTGAAAATGCTGGAGTGAAGCTTGATCAGATCGACACTGTCATTCACGGAACGACGCTTGCCACCAATGCACTGATTGAGCGACGCGGTGCGAAAACCGCACTCGTGACAACCAGGGGCTTTCGCGATGTGATTGAAATGCGCACGGAAAGCCGTTTCGAGCAATATGATCTCGATATCGTGCTGCCCGCGCCGCTTGTTGCGCGTAACGACCGGCTGGTTGTTAACGAACGCATCGGCGCCCGTGGCGAGGTTTTGAAGCCGCTCGATGAAAAGGAAGTCGATGCGCTTTGCGACCGCATCATCGCGGAAGGCTACGAAAGTGTGGCCGTCGGTTTCATCCATTCCTATCTCAATGGTGAGCATGAGCGCCGTTTCCGCGAGCGTCTTCTCGCCAGAAAGCCCGGTCTTTCCGTATCGATTTCCTCCGAAGTCTCGCCGCAGATGCGCGAATTCCAGCGTTTCAACACTGTCTGCGCCAATGCCTACGTCAAGCCGCTGATGGCATCTTACCTCAACCGGCTTGTCGGACGTCTTCGCGAAGAGGGCCTTGTTGCGCCTGTCTTCATGATTCATTCGGGCGGCGGTATCATCAGCATTGAAAGCGCCATCGAATTTCCTGTTCGCCTGCTCGAATCCGGCCCCGCCGGTGGCGCGATCTTCGCGGCCCACATTGCCGCCAATCACAAGCTCGATCAGGTCGTCTCCTATGATATGGGCGGCACGACCGCAAAAATCTGCCTCATCGAGCAGCAGATGCCCAAAACCTCCAAAACCTTTGAAGTGGCGCGTACCTATCGCTTCAAGAAGGGAAGCGGCATGCCGATCTCCATTCCAGTGATCGAAATGGTGGAGATCGGTGCGGGCGGCGGCTCGATTGCAACCGTCGATTCCATGCGCCAGATCCGCGTCGGACCGCACAGCGCGGGATCGGAACCCGGCCCTGCCTGCTATGATCGCGGCGGCACCCATCCAACCGTTACCGACGCCGATGTCATTCTGGGCCGCCTCGACCCCGATACATTTGCGGGCGGCACGATGCAACTCTCACGCTCTGCGTCGGAAAAAGCCATGGATGCCGATATCGGCTCCAAGCTTGGTTCCGACATTGCCACTTCCGCCTATGGTCTGAGCGAAGTGGTAGATGAAAACATGAGCAATGCCGCACGCATGCATGCGGTTGAAAACGGCAAGGAACTGTCGGAATTCACCATGATCGCCTTCGGCGGTGCCGCTCCAGTTCACGCAGCGCGCCTGTGTGAAAAACTCGGCGTGACCGATCTTCTCATTCCCCCCGGAGCCGGTGTTGGTTCGGCCATCGGTTTCCTGCGTGCGCCCTTCGGCTTTGAATCGGTACGCAGTGCATACAGCCGCCTGAGCCGCTTTGAAGGCAAAGCCATCAATGCGGTCATCAAGGAACTGGTGGAGGAAGCAACCTCCTTCGTTCGATCAGGCGCGCCTGACGCAGACCCGACGCTCGAATGCACCGCTTACATGCGCTATGCCGGACAAGGCTGGGAAGTGCCGGTTACGATTGAAGTCCGCGATTACAGCGATGCGGACGCGGTGCTGTTCCGCACGCTTTTTGACGAATGCTACGAGCGGTTCTTCGGCCGCGTGATCGATGATCTCGATGTCGAGATCGTCAGCTGGTCCTTGCGCGCAAGCGCAGACGCCGCTGCCCCGACCCCCGCAAAGCCGGTCCAGAAACAGGAGCAGGCCGCCATATCCGCCACGCGTCAGGTGTTCGACGTTCTCGAAGAACGCTTCCTGGAAGCTTCGATCGTCGAGCGCGAAGCCATGAAGCCGGGCGAGTGGATTGCCGGTCCCGCCATCATCACGGAACGCGAAACCTCGACCGTTGTGACCTCCAGCCGCGAAGCGATCATGCAGGCCGATGGATGCCTGCTGCTACGCGCCAAGGCTGCCTAG
- a CDS encoding hydantoinase B/oxoprolinase family protein has protein sequence MTKKPISDVHMQIMWNRLISVVEEQAVTLIRTAFSTSVRESGDLSAGVFNRAGLMIAQAVTGTPGHVNAMAEAVGHFINDIGRENIYEGDVYITNDPWKGTGHLHDFTVVSPSFRKGELTGFFACTAHVVDVGGRGFGPDANEVYEEGIFVPIMKFAERGVVNKDLVNILRNNVRESHQVVGDVYSLAACNEIGHRRLMDMMDEFQLDDLEGLADFIFKRSYDATLERLASLPHGTYSNVMRVDGYGDPIDIAVRIDVHADHILADFAGTSAPSPKGINCPLIYSAAYACYGLKCSLAPEIPNNHASLLPFKVTAPKDCILNAQRPAPVSVRHVLGHLVPDAVLGAVHKMLPGKVPAEGSGALWNLHVSARPLTGKDAPRDGGHRAEVLLFNSGGTGARSHLDGLNATAFPSGVHSMSIEATEHVGPVIFWRKELRDGSGGAGQFRGGLGQVVEIAPTEGHEIYFNAMFDRIKHPPRGREGGENGAAGAVLLDDGTVLNAKGRQHVPAGRTLILQLPGGGGYGSHDKRDAEAVKRDRDFDYVVNG, from the coding sequence ATGACAAAGAAACCCATTTCCGATGTTCATATGCAGATCATGTGGAACCGCCTGATTTCCGTTGTCGAGGAACAGGCCGTCACTCTGATCCGTACCGCCTTCAGCACCAGCGTGCGTGAATCCGGCGACCTTTCTGCAGGTGTCTTCAACCGCGCAGGCCTCATGATCGCGCAGGCTGTGACCGGTACGCCCGGCCACGTCAATGCCATGGCGGAAGCGGTCGGCCACTTCATCAACGACATAGGTCGCGAAAACATCTACGAGGGCGATGTCTATATCACCAACGACCCATGGAAAGGCACGGGCCACCTGCATGACTTCACGGTCGTGTCGCCGAGCTTCCGCAAGGGTGAGTTGACTGGCTTCTTTGCCTGTACGGCCCATGTGGTCGATGTTGGCGGACGCGGCTTCGGCCCGGATGCGAACGAAGTTTATGAAGAAGGCATTTTCGTGCCGATCATGAAATTTGCCGAGCGCGGTGTGGTCAACAAGGACCTCGTCAATATACTGCGAAACAATGTGCGCGAAAGCCATCAGGTCGTCGGCGACGTCTATTCGCTCGCAGCCTGCAATGAAATCGGTCATCGCCGCCTGATGGACATGATGGATGAATTCCAGCTCGATGATCTGGAAGGCCTGGCCGATTTCATCTTCAAGCGCAGCTATGATGCGACGCTTGAACGCCTGGCCAGCCTGCCGCACGGCACCTACTCCAACGTGATGCGCGTGGACGGTTACGGCGATCCAATCGACATTGCCGTGCGGATAGACGTGCATGCCGATCATATCCTTGCGGATTTCGCCGGTACATCGGCACCGAGCCCCAAGGGCATCAACTGTCCGTTGATCTATTCTGCCGCCTATGCCTGCTATGGCCTGAAATGCTCGCTCGCCCCGGAAATTCCCAACAACCATGCCTCATTGCTGCCGTTCAAGGTGACTGCGCCGAAAGACTGCATCCTGAATGCGCAGCGTCCGGCTCCCGTTTCAGTGCGCCACGTGTTGGGCCATCTGGTGCCCGATGCAGTGCTCGGTGCCGTCCACAAGATGCTGCCGGGAAAAGTGCCCGCCGAAGGTTCCGGCGCGCTTTGGAACCTGCATGTCAGCGCACGCCCGCTCACCGGCAAGGATGCGCCGAGGGACGGAGGCCACCGTGCGGAAGTGCTGTTGTTCAACAGCGGGGGCACCGGCGCGCGGTCGCATCTGGACGGGTTGAACGCCACGGCCTTTCCAAGCGGCGTGCATTCGATGTCGATTGAAGCAACCGAGCATGTCGGGCCGGTCATTTTCTGGCGCAAGGAACTGCGCGATGGTTCGGGTGGTGCCGGTCAGTTCCGCGGTGGCCTTGGTCAGGTGGTGGAAATCGCTCCAACCGAAGGACACGAGATTTACTTCAACGCAATGTTCGACCGCATCAAGCACCCACCGCGCGGCCGCGAAGGGGGAGAGAACGGAGCCGCCGGGGCGGTCCTTCTCGACGATGGCACGGTGTTGAACGCCAAGGGACGCCAGCATGTACCTGCCGGTCGCACGCTCATCCTTCAACTGCCCGGAGGTGGCGGTTATGGCTCCCACGACAAGCGTGATGCGGAAGCCGTCAAACGCGACCGGGATTTTGATTATGTGGTGAATGGATAG
- a CDS encoding pyridoxal phosphate-dependent aminotransferase, translating into MQYENRRSSGIKASPSMAVSMAARKLRAEGRDIVDLSLGEPDFEPPTHVLDAAHAAVKAGGVRYGAAAGTESLRKAIIVKFSRDNQLEFSIDELTVANGAKQILFDTFLATLEEGDEVIIPTPCWVSYADIVALHGGKPVFVPCGPETGFKLTASRLAAAITPKSRWLMLNSPSNPTGAIYSEDEYAQLAHILEKHERILILSDEIYEHVLLSEVPFISFGTACPQLRERTLIVNGVSKTYAMTGWRVGYAAGPKALVAAINKMQSQSVTSVCSIAQAAAQAALDGDQAFVAQAAEIFSRRADLVAGHLAQITDIDFLKPDGAFYAFIGVEKLFGRKTGAGNVLQTDTDVAKYLLEEFGVSSVPGIAFGAPGFIRLSIAASEEELVKACTRLREMVASLM; encoded by the coding sequence ATGCAGTATGAAAATCGCCGATCATCGGGCATCAAGGCGTCTCCCAGCATGGCCGTCTCCATGGCCGCCAGGAAACTGCGCGCCGAGGGCCGGGACATTGTGGATCTTTCTCTAGGGGAACCTGATTTTGAACCGCCCACCCACGTTCTGGATGCCGCCCATGCGGCGGTGAAAGCCGGCGGCGTGCGTTATGGTGCGGCCGCTGGCACGGAATCGCTTCGCAAGGCCATCATTGTCAAGTTCAGTCGCGACAACCAGCTTGAATTCAGCATCGATGAACTGACCGTGGCCAACGGTGCCAAGCAGATATTGTTCGACACGTTTCTGGCAACGCTGGAAGAAGGGGATGAAGTGATCATCCCCACGCCATGCTGGGTATCCTATGCTGATATTGTCGCGTTGCATGGCGGCAAGCCGGTCTTCGTGCCTTGCGGACCGGAAACTGGTTTCAAACTGACCGCGAGCCGGCTTGCAGCGGCAATCACGCCCAAATCCCGCTGGCTGATGCTCAATTCCCCATCCAATCCGACAGGCGCCATTTATAGCGAAGATGAATATGCGCAACTGGCCCATATTCTCGAAAAGCACGAGCGCATTCTCATTCTCTCCGATGAAATCTATGAGCATGTCCTGTTAAGCGAGGTGCCTTTCATCTCTTTCGGGACCGCATGTCCGCAGCTTCGCGAACGCACTCTCATTGTCAACGGTGTCTCCAAAACCTATGCCATGACGGGCTGGCGCGTCGGCTATGCCGCAGGACCCAAAGCACTTGTTGCCGCGATCAACAAGATGCAATCGCAAAGCGTGACCTCCGTATGCTCTATCGCGCAGGCGGCGGCACAGGCAGCCCTTGACGGTGATCAGGCCTTTGTTGCGCAGGCCGCAGAAATCTTCAGCCGCCGCGCCGATCTGGTGGCCGGCCATCTGGCGCAAATTACGGATATCGATTTCCTCAAGCCCGACGGCGCCTTTTATGCTTTCATCGGCGTCGAAAAGCTTTTCGGCCGCAAAACCGGTGCGGGCAATGTTCTTCAAACCGATACGGACGTAGCGAAATATCTGCTTGAGGAATTTGGCGTTTCCAGTGTGCCCGGTATTGCCTTTGGAGCCCCGGGCTTCATCCGCCTGTCGATTGCGGCTTCGGAAGAAGAACTGGTCAAAGCCTGCACGCGTCTCAGGGAAATGGTCGCTTCCCTGATGTGA
- the kdgD gene encoding 5-dehydro-4-deoxyglucarate dehydratase, with protein sequence MEPQLIKQKLGAGLLSFPVTHFDVEGNFAPESYKAHVEWLSGFDAPVLFAAGGTGEFFSLRPDEIPAIVSAAKEAAGGSNTAIVSGCGYGTEVAIEIAKSAEKAGADGILLLPHYLIDAPQEGLYEHVKRVCQSIGIGVMVYNRDNSVLQADTLARLCDACPNLVGFKDGVGDIGLVRQITAKMGDRLTYLGGMPTAELFAEAYLGAGFTTYSSAVFNFVPGLAVEFYKALRAGERASCERILNEFFYPFMAIRSRRKGYAVAAVKAGVRLQGFAAGPVRAPLSDLTREEEGMLEALIGNHARKQAA encoded by the coding sequence CCGGTCACGCATTTTGATGTGGAAGGGAATTTTGCGCCTGAAAGCTATAAGGCGCATGTCGAATGGCTTTCGGGTTTCGACGCGCCCGTGCTGTTCGCAGCAGGAGGTACGGGTGAGTTTTTCTCCTTGCGACCCGACGAAATTCCGGCAATCGTCTCAGCCGCCAAAGAGGCTGCGGGCGGCAGCAATACGGCCATCGTTTCTGGTTGCGGCTATGGCACCGAGGTAGCCATCGAGATTGCGAAATCAGCAGAAAAAGCCGGTGCCGACGGAATCCTGCTTCTGCCCCATTATCTGATCGATGCCCCGCAGGAAGGGCTCTATGAGCATGTCAAGCGCGTCTGTCAGTCAATCGGTATCGGCGTCATGGTCTATAACCGTGACAATTCGGTTCTTCAGGCTGACACGCTGGCCCGCCTTTGCGATGCCTGCCCTAACCTCGTCGGTTTCAAGGATGGCGTCGGCGACATCGGTCTGGTTCGCCAGATTACCGCAAAGATGGGCGACCGGCTGACCTATCTCGGCGGCATGCCAACGGCGGAACTCTTCGCCGAAGCTTATCTTGGCGCGGGCTTCACCACGTATTCCTCGGCGGTTTTCAACTTTGTTCCGGGCCTGGCGGTGGAATTCTACAAGGCATTGCGAGCAGGCGAACGCGCAAGCTGCGAGCGCATCCTCAATGAGTTCTTCTACCCGTTTATGGCGATCCGCAGCCGTCGTAAGGGCTATGCTGTTGCCGCAGTCAAAGCCGGCGTTCGCCTGCAGGGCTTTGCTGCCGGTCCGGTTCGTGCCCCTCTTTCCGATCTGACCAGGGAAGAAGAAGGCATGCTTGAAGCTCTGATCGGCAATCATGCCCGCAAGCAGGCCGCCTGA